In the Anser cygnoides isolate HZ-2024a breed goose chromosome 27, Taihu_goose_T2T_genome, whole genome shotgun sequence genome, one interval contains:
- the ANO8 gene encoding anoctamin-8 isoform X4, translating to MPEPPAAAQEGERPRRAPAADERPEPAAPAGVLDKLFGKRLLQAGRYIMSHKAWMKTVPTENCDVLMTFPDTTDDHTLLWLLNHIRLGIPELIVQVRHHKHTRVYAFFVTATYESLLRGADEIGLRKPVKAEFGGGMRSFSCEEDYIYENIENELYFFTSQERQNIIRYWLENLRAKQGEALHNIHFLEGQPIIPELAARGVIQQVFPLHEQRILKRLMKSWVQAICEAQPLDEICDYFGVKIAMYFAWLGFYTSAMVYPAVFGSILYTFTESDQTSQDICCVVFAIFNVIWATLFLEEWKRRGAEFAYKWGTLDTPAESIEEPRPQFRGIKRISPVTSAEEFYYPPWKRLLFQCLVSLPVCLACLSFVFLVMLGCFQLQEFVLSIKELPRIIRFLPKIVLAVIVTTCDEVYKKIAYWLNDMENYRLQSAYEKHLIIKIVLFQFVNSYLSLFYIGFYLKDMERLKEMLATLLITRQFLQNVKEVSQPHLYRRLRRGDLSLRSLREVAHAVLRLLARPRGPPAAGAAPEGPRGEKKCLNGGCGVPEEEEEEEEEERRESDSEDESALDCGLKLKKVSFIEKAERRGTEPGGPEDESFLEEGSPTMVEKGMDPASVFELGEDEDDAEGPPGSPVKAAEPAAVLRGSRRRRAAESREEEEGEEEGRKRNRASWIDPPEEDYSTQLTQAEVESCMKKYEDTFQDYQEMFIQFGYVVLFSSAFPLAAMCALVNNVIEIRSDAFKLCTGLQRPFGQRVESIGQWQKVMEAMGVLAIVVNCYLIAQCGQLQRLFPWLSPEGAIISVVVLEHFALLLKYVIQVAIPDIPAWVAEEMAKLEYQRREAFKKHERQAQHHFQQQQRRKREEEERQRHAEYQARKERESSRDEAKPEAAGQDPAHEKSQGKGKGSGGTSHGSDKPKRPSSLLATNNVMKLKQIIPLQGKFLSGGAGAGSTAAARSPQSPTGSDNKLPGFLSFKFLKSPETKRDAGTEKVQSPTKPFNPGKLFNFGKSEGASGNGATATASPQPRPGPSTDGGERPGPSKSHLNGVPEDGGREEPELRTEEESGGYKI from the exons ATGCCCGAGCCGCCGGCGGCAGCTCAGGAGGGCGAACGGCCCCGGAGGGCCCCGGCCGCCGACGAAAGACCGGAGCCGGCGGCCCCCGCTGGCGTCCTGG ACAAGCTTTTTGGGAAGCGGCTGCTCCAAGCCGGGCGCTACATCATGTCCCACAAAGCCTGGATGAAGACGGTGCCCACGGAGAACTGCGATGTGCTGATGACCTTCCCGG ACACCACGGACGACCACACgctgctctggctgctgaaCCACATCCGCCTCGGCATCCCCGAGCTCATCGTGCAGGTCCGGCACCACAAGCACACCCGCGTCTACGCCTTCTTCGTCACCGCCACCTACGAGAG cctgctgcgTGGGGCCGATGAGATCGGGCTGCGGAAGCCGGTGAAAGCCGAGTTCGGCGGGGGCATGCGGAGCTTCTCCTGCGAGGAGGATTACATCTACGAGAACATCGAGAACGAGCTTTACTTCTTCACCTCTCAG GAACGGCAAAACATCATCAGGTACTGGCTGGAGAACCTGCGCGCCAAGCAGGGTGAGGCGCTGCACAACATCCACTTCCTCGAGGGGCAGCCCATCA TCCCGGAGCTGGCGGCCCGCGGCGTCATCCAGCAGGTCTTCCCGCTGCACGAGCAGAGGATCCTCAAGCGGCTCATGAAGTCCTGGGTGCAGGCGATCTGCGAGGCTCAGCCGCTCG ATGAGATCTGCGACTACTTTGGCGTGAAGATCGCCATGTACTTCGCCTGGCTCGGCTTCTACACCTCGGCCATGGTGTACCCCGCCGTCTTCGGCTCCATCCTCTACACCTTCACCGAGAGCGACCAG ACCAGCCAGGACATCTGCTGCGTGGTCTTCGCCATCTTCAACGTCATCTGGGCCACGCTCTTCCTGGAGGAGTGGAAGCGCCGCGGGGCCGAGTTCGCCTACAAGTGGGGGACGCTGGACACCCCCGCCGAGTCCATCGAAGAGCCCCGGCCCCAGTTCAGG GGCATTAAGAGAATCAGCCCCGTGACCAGCGCGGAGGAGTTTTACTACCCGCCGTGGAAGCGCCTGCTCTTCCAGTGCCTGGTCAGCCTGCCCGTCTGCCTCGCCTGCCTCTCCTTCGTCTTCCTCGTCATGCTGGGCTGCTTCCAGCTCCAG GAGTTCGTGCTGAGCATCAAGGAGCTGCCCCGCATCATCCGCTTCCTGCCCAAAATCGTCCTGGCCGTCATCGTCACGACCTGCGACGAGGTTTACAAGAAGATCGCCTACTGGCTGAACGACATGG AGAACTACCGCCTGCAGAGTGCCTACGAGAAACACCTCATCATCAAAATCGTCCTG TTTCAGTTTGTAAATTCATACCTAAGTCTTTTCTACATCGGTTTCTACCTCAAAGACATGGAGCGGCTCAAGGAG atgctggccacgctgctcaTCACCCGCCAGTTCCTGCAGAACGTCAAGGAGGTGTCGCAGCCCCACCTGTACCGCCGGCTGCGCCGGGGGGACCTCAGCCTCCGCAGCCTCCGCGAGGTCGCGCACGCCGTCCTCCGCCTGCTCGCCCGTCCCCGCGGCCCCCCAgctgccggggccgcccccgaGGGGCCGCGGGGCGAGAAGAAGTGTCTgaacgggggctgcggggtgccggaggaggaggaggaggaggaggaggaagagcggCGCGAGTCGGATTCGGAGGACGAGAGCGCCCTGGACTGCGGGCTGAAGCTGAAGAAGGTGAGCTTCATCGAGAAGGCGGAGCGGCGCGGCACGGAGCCCGGCGGCCCCGAGGACGAGAGCTTCCTGGAGGAGGGCAGCCCCACCATGGTGGAGAAGGGCATGGACCCCGCCTCCGTCTTCGAGCTGGGCGAGGATGAGGACGACGCCGAAGGCCCCCCGGGAAGCCCGGTCAAGGCAGCGGAGCCGGCCGCCGTCCTGCGGGGCAGCCGGAGGAGGCGGGCGGCCGAGAgtcgggaggaggaggagggtgaggaggaagggCGCAAGCGGAACCGGGCCTCCTGGATCGACCCGCCCGAGGAGGATTACTCCACGCAGCTGACGCAGGCGGAGGTGGAGAGCTGCATGAAGAAGTACGAG gaCACCTTCCAGGACTACCAGGAGATGTTCATCCAGTTCGGCTACGTGGTGCTCTTCTCCTCCGCCTTCCCGCTGGCCGCCATGTGCGCCCTGGTGAACAACGTCATCGAGATCCGCAGCGACGCCTTCAAGCTGTGCACGGGGCTGCAGCGCCCCTTCGGCCAGCGGGTCGAGAGCATCGGGCAGtggcag AAGGTGATGGAGGCCATGGGCGTCCTGGCCATCGTGGTCAACTGCTACCTGATCGCCCAGTGCGGGCAGCTCCAGCGCCTCTTCCCCTGGCTCAGCCCCGAGGGAGCCATCATCTCCGTGGTGGTGCTGGAG CACTTCGCCCTGCTGCTGAAGTACGTGATCCAAGTGGCCATCCCCGACATCCCCGCCTGGGTGGCCGAGGAGATGGCGAAGCTGGAGTACCAGCGCCGCGAGGCCTTCAAG AAGCACGAGCGCCAGGCGCAGCAccacttccagcagcagcagcggcgcaagcgggaggaggaggagcggcagcggcaCGCCGAGTACCAGGCCCGCAAGGAGCGCGAGTCCAGCCGCGACGAGGCCAAGCCCGAGGCCGCCGGGCAGGACCCGGCCCACGAGAAGAGCCAGGGCAAGGGGAAGGGCTCCGGGGGCACCTCGCACGGCTCCGACAAGCCCAAGCGCCCCAGCTCGCTGCTGGCCACCAACAACGTCATGAAGCTGAAGCAGATCATCCCTTTGCAGGGCAAGTTCCTctccgggggggccggggctggcagcacgGCCGCCGCCAggtccccccagtcccccacCGGCAGCGATAACAAACTCCCCGGCTTCCTCAGCTTCAAGTTCCTGAAATCCCCCGAGACTAAGAGGGACGCGGGGACCGAGAAGGTCCAGTCACCCACCAAGCCATTCAACCCCGGCAAGCTCTTCAACTTCGGCAAGTCCGAAGGGGCCAGCGGCAACGGGGCCACGGCCactgcctccccccagccccggcccggcccctccaCGGATGGGGGCGAGCGGCCAGGCCCCAGCAAGTCCCACCTCAACGGGGTGCCGGAGGACGGGGGCCGCGAGGAGCCGGAGCTGCGGACGGAGGAGGAGAGCGGGGGCTATAAAATCTAA
- the ANO8 gene encoding anoctamin-8 isoform X3, which yields MPEPPAAAQEGERPRRAPAADERPEPAAPAGVLDKLFGKRLLQAGRYIMSHKAWMKTVPTENCDVLMTFPDTTDDHTLLWLLNHIRLGIPELIVQVRHHKHTRVYAFFVTATYESLLRGADEIGLRKPVKAEFGGGMRSFSCEEDYIYENIENELYFFTSQERQNIIRYWLENLRAKQGEALHNIHFLEGQPIIPELAARGVIQQVFPLHEQRILKRLMKSWVQAICEAQPLDEICDYFGVKIAMYFAWLGFYTSAMVYPAVFGSILYTFTESDQTSQDICCVVFAIFNVIWATLFLEEWKRRGAEFAYKWGTLDTPAESIEEPRPQFRGIKRISPVTSAEEFYYPPWKRLLFQCLVSLPVCLACLSFVFLVMLGCFQLQEFVLSIKELPRIIRFLPKIVLAVIVTTCDEVYKKIAYWLNDMENYRLQSAYEKHLIIKIVLFQFVNSYLSLFYIGFYLKDMERLKELLLIFSLSQSLMRQLKEALLPFIFLHLHLSLIFFKGLLGFCWRLGVSKMLATLLITRQFLQNVKEVSQPHLYRRLRRGDLSLRSLREVAHAVLRLLARPRGPPAAGAAPEGPRGEKKCLNGGCGVPEEEEEEEEEERRESDSEDESALDCGLKLKKVSFIEKAERRGTEPGGPEDESFLEEGSPTMVEKGMDPASVFELGEDEDDAEGPPGSPVKAAEPAAVLRGSRRRRAAESREEEEGEEEGRKRNRASWIDPPEEDYSTQLTQAEVESCMKKYEDTFQDYQEMFIQFGYVVLFSSAFPLAAMCALVNNVIEIRSDAFKLCTGLQRPFGQRVESIGQWQKVMEAMGVLAIVVNCYLIAQCGQLQRLFPWLSPEGAIISVVVLEHFALLLKYVIQVAIPDIPAWVAEEMAKLEYQRREAFKKHERQAQHHFQQQQRRKREEEERQRHAEYQARKERESSRDEAKPEAAGQDPAHEKSQGKGKGSGGTSHGSDKPKRPSSLLATNNVMKLKQIIPLQGKFLSGGAGAGSTAAARSPQSPTGSDNKLPGFLSFKFLKSPETKRDAGTEKVQSPTKPFNPGKLFNFGKSEGASGNGATATASPQPRPGPSTDGGERPGPSKSHLNGVPEDGGREEPELRTEEESGGYKI from the exons ATGCCCGAGCCGCCGGCGGCAGCTCAGGAGGGCGAACGGCCCCGGAGGGCCCCGGCCGCCGACGAAAGACCGGAGCCGGCGGCCCCCGCTGGCGTCCTGG ACAAGCTTTTTGGGAAGCGGCTGCTCCAAGCCGGGCGCTACATCATGTCCCACAAAGCCTGGATGAAGACGGTGCCCACGGAGAACTGCGATGTGCTGATGACCTTCCCGG ACACCACGGACGACCACACgctgctctggctgctgaaCCACATCCGCCTCGGCATCCCCGAGCTCATCGTGCAGGTCCGGCACCACAAGCACACCCGCGTCTACGCCTTCTTCGTCACCGCCACCTACGAGAG cctgctgcgTGGGGCCGATGAGATCGGGCTGCGGAAGCCGGTGAAAGCCGAGTTCGGCGGGGGCATGCGGAGCTTCTCCTGCGAGGAGGATTACATCTACGAGAACATCGAGAACGAGCTTTACTTCTTCACCTCTCAG GAACGGCAAAACATCATCAGGTACTGGCTGGAGAACCTGCGCGCCAAGCAGGGTGAGGCGCTGCACAACATCCACTTCCTCGAGGGGCAGCCCATCA TCCCGGAGCTGGCGGCCCGCGGCGTCATCCAGCAGGTCTTCCCGCTGCACGAGCAGAGGATCCTCAAGCGGCTCATGAAGTCCTGGGTGCAGGCGATCTGCGAGGCTCAGCCGCTCG ATGAGATCTGCGACTACTTTGGCGTGAAGATCGCCATGTACTTCGCCTGGCTCGGCTTCTACACCTCGGCCATGGTGTACCCCGCCGTCTTCGGCTCCATCCTCTACACCTTCACCGAGAGCGACCAG ACCAGCCAGGACATCTGCTGCGTGGTCTTCGCCATCTTCAACGTCATCTGGGCCACGCTCTTCCTGGAGGAGTGGAAGCGCCGCGGGGCCGAGTTCGCCTACAAGTGGGGGACGCTGGACACCCCCGCCGAGTCCATCGAAGAGCCCCGGCCCCAGTTCAGG GGCATTAAGAGAATCAGCCCCGTGACCAGCGCGGAGGAGTTTTACTACCCGCCGTGGAAGCGCCTGCTCTTCCAGTGCCTGGTCAGCCTGCCCGTCTGCCTCGCCTGCCTCTCCTTCGTCTTCCTCGTCATGCTGGGCTGCTTCCAGCTCCAG GAGTTCGTGCTGAGCATCAAGGAGCTGCCCCGCATCATCCGCTTCCTGCCCAAAATCGTCCTGGCCGTCATCGTCACGACCTGCGACGAGGTTTACAAGAAGATCGCCTACTGGCTGAACGACATGG AGAACTACCGCCTGCAGAGTGCCTACGAGAAACACCTCATCATCAAAATCGTCCTG TTTCAGTTTGTAAATTCATACCTAAGTCTTTTCTACATCGGTTTCTACCTCAAAGACATGGAGCGGCTCAAGGAG CTCCTGCtcatcttctctctctcccaaaGCCTCATGCGTCAGCTCAAAGAGGCTCTCCTCCCCTTCatcttcctccacctccacctctCCCTCATCTTCTTTAAGGGCCTCCTGGGCTTTTGCTGGAGACTGGGAGTATCCAAA atgctggccacgctgctcaTCACCCGCCAGTTCCTGCAGAACGTCAAGGAGGTGTCGCAGCCCCACCTGTACCGCCGGCTGCGCCGGGGGGACCTCAGCCTCCGCAGCCTCCGCGAGGTCGCGCACGCCGTCCTCCGCCTGCTCGCCCGTCCCCGCGGCCCCCCAgctgccggggccgcccccgaGGGGCCGCGGGGCGAGAAGAAGTGTCTgaacgggggctgcggggtgccggaggaggaggaggaggaggaggaggaagagcggCGCGAGTCGGATTCGGAGGACGAGAGCGCCCTGGACTGCGGGCTGAAGCTGAAGAAGGTGAGCTTCATCGAGAAGGCGGAGCGGCGCGGCACGGAGCCCGGCGGCCCCGAGGACGAGAGCTTCCTGGAGGAGGGCAGCCCCACCATGGTGGAGAAGGGCATGGACCCCGCCTCCGTCTTCGAGCTGGGCGAGGATGAGGACGACGCCGAAGGCCCCCCGGGAAGCCCGGTCAAGGCAGCGGAGCCGGCCGCCGTCCTGCGGGGCAGCCGGAGGAGGCGGGCGGCCGAGAgtcgggaggaggaggagggtgaggaggaagggCGCAAGCGGAACCGGGCCTCCTGGATCGACCCGCCCGAGGAGGATTACTCCACGCAGCTGACGCAGGCGGAGGTGGAGAGCTGCATGAAGAAGTACGAG gaCACCTTCCAGGACTACCAGGAGATGTTCATCCAGTTCGGCTACGTGGTGCTCTTCTCCTCCGCCTTCCCGCTGGCCGCCATGTGCGCCCTGGTGAACAACGTCATCGAGATCCGCAGCGACGCCTTCAAGCTGTGCACGGGGCTGCAGCGCCCCTTCGGCCAGCGGGTCGAGAGCATCGGGCAGtggcag AAGGTGATGGAGGCCATGGGCGTCCTGGCCATCGTGGTCAACTGCTACCTGATCGCCCAGTGCGGGCAGCTCCAGCGCCTCTTCCCCTGGCTCAGCCCCGAGGGAGCCATCATCTCCGTGGTGGTGCTGGAG CACTTCGCCCTGCTGCTGAAGTACGTGATCCAAGTGGCCATCCCCGACATCCCCGCCTGGGTGGCCGAGGAGATGGCGAAGCTGGAGTACCAGCGCCGCGAGGCCTTCAAG AAGCACGAGCGCCAGGCGCAGCAccacttccagcagcagcagcggcgcaagcgggaggaggaggagcggcagcggcaCGCCGAGTACCAGGCCCGCAAGGAGCGCGAGTCCAGCCGCGACGAGGCCAAGCCCGAGGCCGCCGGGCAGGACCCGGCCCACGAGAAGAGCCAGGGCAAGGGGAAGGGCTCCGGGGGCACCTCGCACGGCTCCGACAAGCCCAAGCGCCCCAGCTCGCTGCTGGCCACCAACAACGTCATGAAGCTGAAGCAGATCATCCCTTTGCAGGGCAAGTTCCTctccgggggggccggggctggcagcacgGCCGCCGCCAggtccccccagtcccccacCGGCAGCGATAACAAACTCCCCGGCTTCCTCAGCTTCAAGTTCCTGAAATCCCCCGAGACTAAGAGGGACGCGGGGACCGAGAAGGTCCAGTCACCCACCAAGCCATTCAACCCCGGCAAGCTCTTCAACTTCGGCAAGTCCGAAGGGGCCAGCGGCAACGGGGCCACGGCCactgcctccccccagccccggcccggcccctccaCGGATGGGGGCGAGCGGCCAGGCCCCAGCAAGTCCCACCTCAACGGGGTGCCGGAGGACGGGGGCCGCGAGGAGCCGGAGCTGCGGACGGAGGAGGAGAGCGGGGGCTATAAAATCTAA
- the ANO8 gene encoding anoctamin-8 isoform X2 gives MRQVPVHPERGDGGTGHGDSEPLRHGRPGAGHGLCPYKSPSQGVTRGPWGPSPSPLFAAAQGLPGFPWRPAAFSLSPFFLPFSIFRRRGPAGARPRRGAAGRDKLFGKRLLQAGRYIMSHKAWMKTVPTENCDVLMTFPDTTDDHTLLWLLNHIRLGIPELIVQVRHHKHTRVYAFFVTATYESLLRGADEIGLRKPVKAEFGGGMRSFSCEEDYIYENIENELYFFTSQERQNIIRYWLENLRAKQGEALHNIHFLEGQPIIPELAARGVIQQVFPLHEQRILKRLMKSWVQAICEAQPLDEICDYFGVKIAMYFAWLGFYTSAMVYPAVFGSILYTFTESDQTSQDICCVVFAIFNVIWATLFLEEWKRRGAEFAYKWGTLDTPAESIEEPRPQFRGIKRISPVTSAEEFYYPPWKRLLFQCLVSLPVCLACLSFVFLVMLGCFQLQEFVLSIKELPRIIRFLPKIVLAVIVTTCDEVYKKIAYWLNDMENYRLQSAYEKHLIIKIVLFQFVNSYLSLFYIGFYLKDMERLKEMLATLLITRQFLQNVKEVSQPHLYRRLRRGDLSLRSLREVAHAVLRLLARPRGPPAAGAAPEGPRGEKKCLNGGCGVPEEEEEEEEEERRESDSEDESALDCGLKLKKVSFIEKAERRGTEPGGPEDESFLEEGSPTMVEKGMDPASVFELGEDEDDAEGPPGSPVKAAEPAAVLRGSRRRRAAESREEEEGEEEGRKRNRASWIDPPEEDYSTQLTQAEVESCMKKYEDTFQDYQEMFIQFGYVVLFSSAFPLAAMCALVNNVIEIRSDAFKLCTGLQRPFGQRVESIGQWQKVMEAMGVLAIVVNCYLIAQCGQLQRLFPWLSPEGAIISVVVLEHFALLLKYVIQVAIPDIPAWVAEEMAKLEYQRREAFKKHERQAQHHFQQQQRRKREEEERQRHAEYQARKERESSRDEAKPEAAGQDPAHEKSQGKGKGSGGTSHGSDKPKRPSSLLATNNVMKLKQIIPLQGKFLSGGAGAGSTAAARSPQSPTGSDNKLPGFLSFKFLKSPETKRDAGTEKVQSPTKPFNPGKLFNFGKSEGASGNGATATASPQPRPGPSTDGGERPGPSKSHLNGVPEDGGREEPELRTEEESGGYKI, from the exons ATGCGCCAGGTCCCCGTCCATCCCGAGAGAGGTGATGGGGGCACCGGGCACGGGGACAGCGAACCCCTGCGGCACGGCCGCCCCGGAGCAGGGCACGGGCTGTGTCCCTACAAAAGCCCCAGCCAGGGGGTGACAAGGGGACCCTGGGGaccgtccccatccccgctcTTCGCAGCGGCACAGGGCCTCCCCGGGTTTCCATGGAGACCGGCTGCTTTTTCGCTCTCCCCATTTTTCCTGCCGTTTTCCATCTTCCGGCGTCGCGGCCCTGCcggagcccggccccgccgaggggctgcgggcagAG ACAAGCTTTTTGGGAAGCGGCTGCTCCAAGCCGGGCGCTACATCATGTCCCACAAAGCCTGGATGAAGACGGTGCCCACGGAGAACTGCGATGTGCTGATGACCTTCCCGG ACACCACGGACGACCACACgctgctctggctgctgaaCCACATCCGCCTCGGCATCCCCGAGCTCATCGTGCAGGTCCGGCACCACAAGCACACCCGCGTCTACGCCTTCTTCGTCACCGCCACCTACGAGAG cctgctgcgTGGGGCCGATGAGATCGGGCTGCGGAAGCCGGTGAAAGCCGAGTTCGGCGGGGGCATGCGGAGCTTCTCCTGCGAGGAGGATTACATCTACGAGAACATCGAGAACGAGCTTTACTTCTTCACCTCTCAG GAACGGCAAAACATCATCAGGTACTGGCTGGAGAACCTGCGCGCCAAGCAGGGTGAGGCGCTGCACAACATCCACTTCCTCGAGGGGCAGCCCATCA TCCCGGAGCTGGCGGCCCGCGGCGTCATCCAGCAGGTCTTCCCGCTGCACGAGCAGAGGATCCTCAAGCGGCTCATGAAGTCCTGGGTGCAGGCGATCTGCGAGGCTCAGCCGCTCG ATGAGATCTGCGACTACTTTGGCGTGAAGATCGCCATGTACTTCGCCTGGCTCGGCTTCTACACCTCGGCCATGGTGTACCCCGCCGTCTTCGGCTCCATCCTCTACACCTTCACCGAGAGCGACCAG ACCAGCCAGGACATCTGCTGCGTGGTCTTCGCCATCTTCAACGTCATCTGGGCCACGCTCTTCCTGGAGGAGTGGAAGCGCCGCGGGGCCGAGTTCGCCTACAAGTGGGGGACGCTGGACACCCCCGCCGAGTCCATCGAAGAGCCCCGGCCCCAGTTCAGG GGCATTAAGAGAATCAGCCCCGTGACCAGCGCGGAGGAGTTTTACTACCCGCCGTGGAAGCGCCTGCTCTTCCAGTGCCTGGTCAGCCTGCCCGTCTGCCTCGCCTGCCTCTCCTTCGTCTTCCTCGTCATGCTGGGCTGCTTCCAGCTCCAG GAGTTCGTGCTGAGCATCAAGGAGCTGCCCCGCATCATCCGCTTCCTGCCCAAAATCGTCCTGGCCGTCATCGTCACGACCTGCGACGAGGTTTACAAGAAGATCGCCTACTGGCTGAACGACATGG AGAACTACCGCCTGCAGAGTGCCTACGAGAAACACCTCATCATCAAAATCGTCCTG TTTCAGTTTGTAAATTCATACCTAAGTCTTTTCTACATCGGTTTCTACCTCAAAGACATGGAGCGGCTCAAGGAG atgctggccacgctgctcaTCACCCGCCAGTTCCTGCAGAACGTCAAGGAGGTGTCGCAGCCCCACCTGTACCGCCGGCTGCGCCGGGGGGACCTCAGCCTCCGCAGCCTCCGCGAGGTCGCGCACGCCGTCCTCCGCCTGCTCGCCCGTCCCCGCGGCCCCCCAgctgccggggccgcccccgaGGGGCCGCGGGGCGAGAAGAAGTGTCTgaacgggggctgcggggtgccggaggaggaggaggaggaggaggaggaagagcggCGCGAGTCGGATTCGGAGGACGAGAGCGCCCTGGACTGCGGGCTGAAGCTGAAGAAGGTGAGCTTCATCGAGAAGGCGGAGCGGCGCGGCACGGAGCCCGGCGGCCCCGAGGACGAGAGCTTCCTGGAGGAGGGCAGCCCCACCATGGTGGAGAAGGGCATGGACCCCGCCTCCGTCTTCGAGCTGGGCGAGGATGAGGACGACGCCGAAGGCCCCCCGGGAAGCCCGGTCAAGGCAGCGGAGCCGGCCGCCGTCCTGCGGGGCAGCCGGAGGAGGCGGGCGGCCGAGAgtcgggaggaggaggagggtgaggaggaagggCGCAAGCGGAACCGGGCCTCCTGGATCGACCCGCCCGAGGAGGATTACTCCACGCAGCTGACGCAGGCGGAGGTGGAGAGCTGCATGAAGAAGTACGAG gaCACCTTCCAGGACTACCAGGAGATGTTCATCCAGTTCGGCTACGTGGTGCTCTTCTCCTCCGCCTTCCCGCTGGCCGCCATGTGCGCCCTGGTGAACAACGTCATCGAGATCCGCAGCGACGCCTTCAAGCTGTGCACGGGGCTGCAGCGCCCCTTCGGCCAGCGGGTCGAGAGCATCGGGCAGtggcag AAGGTGATGGAGGCCATGGGCGTCCTGGCCATCGTGGTCAACTGCTACCTGATCGCCCAGTGCGGGCAGCTCCAGCGCCTCTTCCCCTGGCTCAGCCCCGAGGGAGCCATCATCTCCGTGGTGGTGCTGGAG CACTTCGCCCTGCTGCTGAAGTACGTGATCCAAGTGGCCATCCCCGACATCCCCGCCTGGGTGGCCGAGGAGATGGCGAAGCTGGAGTACCAGCGCCGCGAGGCCTTCAAG AAGCACGAGCGCCAGGCGCAGCAccacttccagcagcagcagcggcgcaagcgggaggaggaggagcggcagcggcaCGCCGAGTACCAGGCCCGCAAGGAGCGCGAGTCCAGCCGCGACGAGGCCAAGCCCGAGGCCGCCGGGCAGGACCCGGCCCACGAGAAGAGCCAGGGCAAGGGGAAGGGCTCCGGGGGCACCTCGCACGGCTCCGACAAGCCCAAGCGCCCCAGCTCGCTGCTGGCCACCAACAACGTCATGAAGCTGAAGCAGATCATCCCTTTGCAGGGCAAGTTCCTctccgggggggccggggctggcagcacgGCCGCCGCCAggtccccccagtcccccacCGGCAGCGATAACAAACTCCCCGGCTTCCTCAGCTTCAAGTTCCTGAAATCCCCCGAGACTAAGAGGGACGCGGGGACCGAGAAGGTCCAGTCACCCACCAAGCCATTCAACCCCGGCAAGCTCTTCAACTTCGGCAAGTCCGAAGGGGCCAGCGGCAACGGGGCCACGGCCactgcctccccccagccccggcccggcccctccaCGGATGGGGGCGAGCGGCCAGGCCCCAGCAAGTCCCACCTCAACGGGGTGCCGGAGGACGGGGGCCGCGAGGAGCCGGAGCTGCGGACGGAGGAGGAGAGCGGGGGCTATAAAATCTAA